ccagaagaacacGACTGCAGCAACAATCAACAGAGATACAGCAACAGGAATAGAGATCACCACTATATAAGATGAAGGTAGACCCTGATCTGTAATGAACAAAATGAGCTATTAGTGTGATtgaatctgtctgtctgatctGCAACAATCAAACACCAGCACTGTATAACTGTGAGATATCAGCTTAGTACATGGCTTACCTGCACATGGCTGACAGTGCTCGGTTATGTTGAGATGTGTGGTCTGGTTgttgatgggattgttgatcacacagctgtaggtgtttttatcctgatattccacctccagaggtagagagagactgatgctgagaccagacacactgatgctggacaataaactgtttcctttgtaccaggagagagtcacatcactcacattcacagCTGAACACACCAATGAACAACTCTCCTTCGATGACGATGCAGAGCAGTCTCTGATAATGTTAGGAACAGGCAGATGAGCTGGAAAACACAGAGAATGAGCAGAAATATAGATACTCATTGTTTAATCTGTACAGCAACAAGACATAAACAATTTGTGTTAACGTGACATTACTTTGAAAAATCACTTACTAATGTTTCCTGTGTAAGATTACAATCAGAGCTGGATAGATTGCTTATACATTATAGTTCATTAGCTcatgattccaaattacatggaaaaaaaatgtagttagtACATTAATCTTTAGATTACAcgttttaggtaatataatctaAACTACTTTTAGATAACTTTTTAGATTACTTAGATTATCTCATTTATCagaattatattaaaagaaTCATCTATAATATTGATATAAAAGAGTAAGAAATATTATTCcattcattgtttttaacaacaaaaaatcattttaaaataacatcgatcaaaataaaacactataatttactataataatttgtttacgtgcatgtcatgtgaccattaactAACGCCAGAGAACCgtgaatatgcaaatattatatttaattattcaaatatttatttttaaatctcagGGCGTACTTTAAGTAAATACATTAGTTGAGGCAGgttcagattacaaaaaaaaggggAATGCCTACATTCcatgtaaataagaaataacatgaatttgAGCATTTGAGtatgtttgaaagacaaaagcctcCAAAGACACAGTATTACATGGCTAATAATAACCTActaagtaataattaaaataaagagcAATGTGTCAAATGTAATGTTGAAGCAGTTCTTAAACCTGAAATTATTTTTCGTAAATCCAATGGTCAAATGTTGTGTAGCCACCTCAATAATGACTGGTCTTTGTGTGAATGCCGAGAAAACTGAAGActtttataaaagtatataagcAGTAGGCTATCTTAAAAAGGaacatttaaaagataaaaaaaatatgaagagttccgatgcaaaaccagctaaaagcacctcggtcaaaaatgagataatgatactgagtgaatgctctcgacacatcttttacgtccatcaaataatttttacgtcaaactcactaaatcccagtctcagcccaatcagaagtatgcttattgtaaagaaaaattTCACATGGAcctagaggcttttgcatctgaactcttcatatgtaatcatttaattgataaaaagtaactgtattCAGATtgtgagtattttaaaatgtaatttaatccgtTTACAAGTCGGGGtactttcatatatatatatatatatatatatatatatatatatatatgctgatatatatatatatatatatatatatatatatatatatatatactttcatatatatatatatactttagaCAGCTTTAGTTCTAATAATacacaataatgtgtttttatgaaaCTATAAGCCTCACACTTCTACTTTAAATTCCCCCTAAAATTGACCCCATTGACTCCCATTGTATCCGCCTCACTGTAAACTTAttcctttaataaaacaataatatttgaacatttgaataaattatttctaCTCACCATAGACAGAAACACTGAATGCTTTTGATGTCAGTTTAGCTCCATTTATCAGTACTTCATAACGTCCAGCATGTTgagttgtgatgtttgtgatggtcagagatccagtttttTTGTCCAGCtttagtctgtctctgaatctcccatcaagaacatcaCCATATGTGGAGAAGATTCCAGCAGTTTTACTGATTTCAGCTATGAGTGACCTTTCAGACCCAAAATTCCACAGTATTTCGTCGTCCTCAGGTATTTCAGTAAGATCAGTGTGTAGAGTaacagaatctccctccatcaaaAACAATGACTCACTAAAGACAcctgaaaacattaaaagagATTTTGTCACAAATTAAGTCTGCTGATAATTTACAAAGCCGTTTGTAATGGTTTAAGTGTGAACAGCAGCAGAGACAGAAATTATTTGAACACAGCAgatgaaaataatttaacaacatactAACAGTAGCAGCAGCTTTATTATTGtgcactgaaatatatatatatatatatatatatatatatacataaagtcatataaataaatgtataacttaCCAATTAGACTCCACCAGCAcagacagaacaaaacaaacatgtgaaacattttattcaacagttcaGGGTCTGGTCTAAGCAGTCTATCTGTTAAGAACACAGCAGAATAATGTGTGAATCCTCCCATGACAGAGTTTGTCCCTCcttgttcacacacacacacacacagacacactgaACGCATAGTATATATAGTTACTGTtcttaagattttaaatgtttataatagtgaaaacatttttcatttttcatattttgcaatgttaaattttacatttacattcattttatattcgTTGTCTATGTTAAGTagctaaatgtataaaaatatagtgtgtattttaaatgaactatacttgaatgattttaaaaactgtgcatatatttatttatttttttttctgaggttt
This genomic interval from Labeo rohita strain BAU-BD-2019 unplaced genomic scaffold, IGBB_LRoh.1.0 scaffold_1128, whole genome shotgun sequence contains the following:
- the LOC127157600 gene encoding SLAM family member 5-like — encoded protein: MFHMFVLFCLCWWSLIGVFSESLFLMEGDSVTLHTDLTEIPEDDEILWNFGSERSLIAEISKTAGIFSTYGDVLDGRFRDRLKLDKKTGSLTITNITTQHAGRYEVLINGAKLTSKAFSVSVYAHLPVPNIIRDCSASSSKESCSLVCSAVNVSDVTLSWYKGNSLLSSISVSGLSISLSLPLEVEYQDKNTYSCVINNPINNQTTHLNITEHCQPCADQGLPSSYIVVISIPVAVSLLIVAAVVFFWIYKKCRKTDQEGNSIFSTRLQQELAEGFEVRSK